A part of Terriglobus roseus genomic DNA contains:
- a CDS encoding DUF5597 domain-containing protein: MIQFSALQRFTMRFMVAAVCCAFTFASQAQTSQAPHMEEHDGHHALFVDGAPYLVLGAQINNSSTWPSTLPKVWPALQRMHANTIEAPIYWEQLEPHPGQFDFSSVDQLVKGSREHNLRLVVLWFGTWKNGNMHYVPEWVKTNPQKYPRVLNRSGDPIDVLSAQSQTNLDADKHAFEALMGHLAEIDARDHTVILVQVQNESGIIGSPRDFSAASNREFAGAVPADLTRALHTKSGSWSEVFGGDADETFQAYHQAKYINEIAAAGKAKFNIPMYCNVWLSYPIAELPERQVRNPGIQYPSGGPTQWMLPLWKALAPSIDAIGPDVYSSDPAFYTKVLETYARPDNALWIPETGNGDDYAPYFFLALGHGAIGFSPFGVDDTGWTFKEGEGPVAHTRNYALLNPMARQIALLNFQGALKTAMELPGRPEQELDFGKWKASVRFGFPQRDGQRVPGTPNHEGRALVAQLGPDEFLVTGIESSVAFHTEGKLPGIRMQILSAEEGSYENGTWKPMRLWNGDQTDRGLNFHRGADTVVKIRLGTF, translated from the coding sequence ATGATTCAGTTCTCTGCCCTGCAACGCTTTACCATGCGGTTCATGGTTGCCGCCGTATGTTGCGCATTCACTTTTGCAAGCCAGGCTCAAACATCGCAGGCTCCTCACATGGAGGAGCACGATGGTCATCATGCATTGTTTGTTGACGGCGCTCCGTACCTAGTTTTGGGAGCTCAGATCAACAACTCAAGCACATGGCCTTCTACCCTTCCGAAAGTATGGCCCGCTCTGCAACGCATGCACGCGAACACGATCGAGGCGCCAATCTATTGGGAACAACTTGAGCCTCATCCCGGCCAGTTTGACTTCTCATCTGTCGACCAGCTTGTGAAAGGCAGTCGCGAGCACAATCTCCGCCTCGTCGTGCTTTGGTTTGGAACGTGGAAGAACGGAAACATGCATTACGTTCCAGAGTGGGTGAAGACGAATCCGCAAAAGTATCCGCGCGTGCTTAATCGGAGCGGTGATCCCATCGACGTGCTTTCCGCGCAGTCGCAGACAAATCTCGACGCCGACAAACATGCCTTTGAAGCCCTGATGGGGCATCTCGCCGAGATCGATGCGCGCGATCATACCGTCATTCTCGTGCAGGTGCAGAATGAGTCCGGCATCATAGGATCGCCGCGCGATTTTTCCGCTGCGTCGAATCGTGAGTTTGCCGGCGCGGTGCCAGCCGACCTTACGCGTGCGCTGCATACGAAGTCCGGTAGTTGGAGCGAAGTCTTTGGCGGAGACGCCGACGAAACCTTCCAGGCTTATCACCAGGCGAAGTACATCAATGAAATCGCCGCGGCAGGCAAGGCGAAATTCAACATTCCCATGTATTGCAACGTTTGGCTCTCATATCCCATTGCAGAGCTTCCGGAACGACAGGTACGCAATCCGGGCATTCAATATCCATCTGGAGGGCCGACGCAGTGGATGCTTCCGTTGTGGAAGGCGCTGGCACCATCGATCGATGCGATTGGTCCTGACGTCTACTCTTCTGATCCTGCGTTCTACACGAAGGTACTGGAGACATACGCAAGACCTGATAACGCTCTCTGGATCCCGGAGACAGGTAACGGTGACGATTATGCGCCGTACTTCTTCCTTGCACTTGGACATGGCGCCATCGGCTTCTCTCCCTTTGGCGTTGACGACACGGGATGGACCTTCAAGGAAGGCGAAGGCCCGGTAGCACACACGCGTAACTATGCGCTGTTGAATCCCATGGCACGACAGATTGCTCTGCTGAACTTTCAGGGAGCCTTGAAAACTGCAATGGAACTGCCAGGGCGGCCGGAACAGGAATTGGACTTCGGCAAATGGAAAGCATCCGTCCGGTTTGGGTTTCCGCAACGAGATGGACAGCGTGTCCCCGGTACGCCAAACCATGAAGGCCGCGCGCTGGTTGCCCAACTTGGACCTGACGAGTTCCTCGTGACGGGAATCGAGAGCAGCGTCGCGTTTCATACAGAGGGAAAGCTGCCCGGCATCCGTATGCAGATTCTTTCCGCTGAGGAAGGTAGCTACGAAAACGGCACATGGAAACCAATGCGCCTGTGGAATGGCGATCAGACTGACCGTGGTCTGAACTTTCATCGCGGAGCCGACACTGTTGTGAAGATCCGGCTCGGAACCTTCTAG
- a CDS encoding tetratricopeptide repeat protein — MRRILLISSVALTLIGVQAAAQNSSTKSNVAHSSASTCAAKAITPEDAAKERTALANLDANNVASAQPDLIALAKKYPCRFELQAAAGMALAETENITTAIPFLRKAHALRPTDDAIAFNLALAELKTGDADSALPVLQRIASRSPNRADVQLALAAAFMQAKRPADAAVAFQKASATLTAGGQAMPLELSMDWASALLQAHRASEARDVLRSADGLKQSAPALALLGEAAEAAGDYEEAARSFEAAARLDPSEQMIVAYGNELLQHRTFGPAIEILKYGTEKFPESQRMHLALGAAYFNNAMYPLAAPEFYAMLLRSPNDTLAADMLGRSCADTTAASLQECAALESFAKEHPENAVAATYAATAILQRPTETRDTEAAEHLLQSALHADPKLADAWYQMGVLQQSRNQWNESATSLEHAIALQPDFADAHYRLSRAYTRMGRREEAVAEVKLEMKYRQENKDANSLRMQKIVRILTVDKQP; from the coding sequence GTGCGCCGCATCTTACTCATCTCTTCGGTTGCACTCACGCTCATAGGCGTGCAGGCTGCTGCGCAGAATTCCTCCACAAAGAGCAACGTCGCTCACTCCAGTGCATCAACATGCGCAGCCAAGGCGATAACACCTGAAGACGCGGCTAAAGAGCGCACAGCGCTTGCAAATCTGGATGCCAATAATGTTGCTTCTGCTCAGCCGGATCTCATCGCGCTCGCAAAGAAATACCCTTGCCGATTTGAACTGCAAGCCGCCGCAGGCATGGCATTGGCTGAAACTGAGAACATCACAACTGCGATTCCGTTCCTTCGTAAGGCCCACGCTCTTCGTCCCACAGATGACGCCATTGCATTCAATCTTGCGCTAGCAGAACTGAAGACTGGAGATGCGGATTCGGCTCTACCTGTGCTTCAAAGGATCGCATCCCGCAGTCCGAATCGGGCGGATGTGCAGTTGGCTCTTGCGGCGGCATTCATGCAAGCGAAGCGCCCTGCCGATGCGGCGGTTGCTTTTCAAAAAGCAAGTGCAACGCTCACGGCAGGTGGCCAAGCTATGCCGCTGGAATTGAGCATGGACTGGGCGTCAGCGCTTCTGCAAGCTCATCGTGCATCTGAAGCGCGTGATGTGCTGCGTTCAGCTGACGGTCTGAAGCAATCCGCTCCTGCCCTGGCATTGCTCGGTGAAGCCGCCGAAGCCGCTGGTGATTACGAAGAAGCTGCCCGCTCCTTTGAAGCCGCCGCAAGGCTCGATCCTTCCGAGCAAATGATTGTCGCCTATGGAAATGAGCTACTGCAGCATCGCACGTTTGGGCCAGCCATCGAAATCCTGAAGTATGGCACAGAGAAGTTTCCTGAGAGCCAGCGCATGCATCTGGCGCTCGGCGCAGCTTATTTCAACAACGCGATGTATCCGTTGGCAGCTCCAGAGTTCTACGCAATGCTCTTACGCTCGCCCAACGACACACTGGCCGCGGATATGCTTGGGCGTAGCTGCGCTGATACAACTGCCGCGTCGTTGCAGGAGTGCGCTGCTCTGGAGAGCTTCGCAAAGGAGCATCCTGAGAACGCTGTCGCAGCAACTTACGCGGCCACAGCCATCCTTCAGCGTCCCACGGAAACACGCGATACAGAAGCAGCTGAACATCTGCTGCAGAGTGCGCTACATGCAGACCCGAAGCTTGCAGATGCCTGGTATCAAATGGGAGTTCTGCAGCAATCGCGCAATCAGTGGAATGAAAGTGCGACATCGTTGGAACATGCCATCGCGCTGCAACCCGATTTTGCTGACGCGCACTATCGTCTATCGCGCGCATATACCCGCATGGGACGGCGCGAAGAGGCTGTGGCAGAAGTAAAGCTTGAGATGAAATACCGCCAGGAAAATAAGGACGCAAACAGCCTGAGGATGCAGAAGATTGTCCGCATCCTTACTGTGGACAAACAGCCCTAG
- a CDS encoding TonB-dependent receptor — translation MDQGTITGTVTDPSGAVVPNASVTVTNVDTGFTESDKTDAGGIYTFSPLKIGRYSVKVAAPGFITKQQDNVQLHVGERTGVNIGLAIGSEETVQVTTEAPLLQTEDGSTGQVVDAQTIVDTPLNGRNYVFIAQLSAGIAPGNGSRGSGKGDFSANGMRSEQNNFLLDGVDNNVNVVDFFNGASYSVKPPPEALAEFKVQTGSYSAEYGHSAGAVINVSVKSGTNRIHGSAWEYIRNDAFDIHEWASFGNRVVPKYRQNQFGGTIGFPIIKDKLFLFGDAEANRIIFGESGNYTVPTALMRQGDFSELLNTNLTGATPVQLVQPNSGNIATPLSCNGKLNVLCPGQINQTALNILKMYPAPNQSVNGLISNNFFSNRNAVDNTTQFDIRMDYNASQKDQAFVRTSYSNTPGTRTPVFGNILDGGGFGDTGTIVNLSEALAASETHVFNPNFVNEIRFGYNYGNFGFNPPNTNTSGVAAGIGLGGIPGGANNGGLPNVAVTGISSFGSPTWAPTNEYQNVYQILDNVTKIVRNHSMRIGVSFQRIRFSTLQPIEPRGAYNFTGKFTAAQGSPTVGGVAYSGSGVADFLTNNMDTAYVTNIATTDDVRWIRAGYFQDDWKITPNFTLNLGLRYEYAQPYLERHDHQAAFIANSIGASSGTGTYLLPTSQAGTTLAPSFTNTLAANRISIQYTGNRFLVQPQKTNFAPRVGFAYKVTDRLVLRSGYGIFFGGLESAGYYPNLGLNYPFEFESGYNSTTLHGACTTTNCQNNGITLERGFTDAINAGLQNSVSNPTLRGSDAQVKTPYSQQFNVSFEYSLSRTLAASVSYVGSNSRHLIVFPDKNGPVSLLAPGVDVTPYRPFPTIGGTSYSSYAGASNYNSIQAKLDKRMNNGLSFLASYTYAHALDNSPTPLGSTGDAGYRNPNLIGIGADYSNSPIDVRQRFTINGSYAIPYGVGRQFGNHPGFMNLVFGGWTNSLTFIAQTGNPFSMNSSVTTQAGATTHPYLIGNPFKGGGSPDASRTDLAGYSCPTQTRTPKHWYNPCAFVNPPAVPAGTQVSGLAALRYLGSPRNSVYGPGYERINGSLFKNFTIWRETSLQLRADYFNLLNTPAYGNPDANIGTGGGQITSARSLGQFYPDSRFWQFAAKINF, via the coding sequence GTGGATCAGGGCACGATCACCGGAACAGTGACCGATCCGTCGGGCGCAGTCGTGCCCAACGCCTCTGTCACCGTCACAAACGTGGACACGGGATTTACCGAATCCGATAAGACCGACGCGGGAGGCATTTACACCTTCTCGCCTTTGAAGATCGGACGCTATAGCGTGAAGGTGGCTGCCCCCGGCTTCATCACAAAGCAGCAGGACAATGTGCAACTTCACGTGGGCGAACGTACCGGTGTGAACATTGGCCTTGCGATTGGCTCCGAGGAGACCGTTCAGGTAACCACCGAAGCTCCACTACTGCAGACCGAAGACGGTTCGACGGGCCAGGTTGTGGATGCACAAACCATCGTGGACACGCCGCTGAATGGTCGCAATTACGTCTTCATCGCGCAGCTTTCCGCAGGTATCGCGCCGGGCAACGGTTCGCGTGGTTCTGGTAAGGGTGACTTCTCTGCCAACGGCATGCGTTCTGAGCAAAACAACTTCCTGCTTGATGGCGTCGATAACAACGTCAACGTGGTGGACTTCTTCAACGGTGCGTCTTACAGCGTGAAGCCGCCACCGGAAGCACTGGCAGAGTTCAAGGTTCAGACTGGCTCCTACAGTGCCGAATATGGACACTCTGCGGGTGCAGTCATCAACGTATCTGTGAAGTCAGGCACCAATCGCATTCACGGTTCCGCATGGGAATACATCCGTAACGATGCGTTCGATATTCACGAATGGGCATCCTTCGGCAATCGCGTTGTTCCGAAGTATCGCCAGAACCAGTTTGGCGGAACGATTGGCTTTCCCATCATCAAAGACAAACTCTTCCTCTTCGGCGATGCTGAAGCGAACCGCATCATCTTTGGCGAGAGCGGAAACTACACTGTTCCGACAGCGCTGATGCGGCAAGGCGATTTCTCGGAACTACTGAACACAAACCTGACCGGCGCCACACCCGTGCAGCTTGTACAACCCAACTCCGGCAACATTGCCACTCCACTTTCATGCAATGGCAAGCTCAACGTCCTATGCCCAGGTCAGATCAACCAGACCGCTCTGAACATCCTCAAGATGTATCCGGCTCCCAATCAGAGCGTGAATGGTCTGATCAGCAACAACTTCTTCAGCAACCGAAACGCGGTGGATAACACCACGCAGTTCGACATCCGTATGGACTACAACGCTTCACAGAAGGACCAGGCGTTTGTTCGTACGAGCTACTCCAACACGCCAGGCACGCGCACTCCGGTGTTCGGCAACATACTTGATGGCGGCGGCTTCGGTGACACGGGCACAATCGTCAATCTGTCCGAAGCACTCGCGGCAAGTGAAACGCACGTTTTCAATCCGAATTTCGTAAACGAAATCCGGTTTGGCTATAACTACGGCAACTTCGGTTTCAATCCTCCGAACACCAACACGAGTGGCGTTGCGGCCGGCATTGGCCTCGGCGGAATTCCCGGTGGTGCAAATAACGGAGGTTTGCCCAACGTTGCTGTTACCGGCATCTCCTCCTTCGGCTCACCCACATGGGCTCCCACGAACGAGTATCAAAACGTTTACCAGATCCTGGATAACGTCACGAAGATCGTTCGGAACCACAGCATGCGTATCGGCGTCAGTTTCCAACGCATTCGCTTCTCTACTTTGCAGCCAATTGAACCTCGCGGTGCTTACAACTTCACCGGTAAGTTCACGGCAGCACAGGGTTCTCCGACGGTGGGTGGCGTCGCATACAGCGGCTCCGGCGTTGCTGACTTCCTTACCAACAACATGGACACAGCGTATGTAACCAACATCGCTACTACAGACGACGTTCGCTGGATCCGAGCGGGTTACTTCCAGGACGACTGGAAGATCACGCCGAATTTCACGTTAAACCTGGGTCTGCGCTATGAATATGCGCAACCCTATCTGGAACGCCACGATCACCAGGCTGCTTTCATTGCGAATAGCATCGGCGCCAGTTCTGGTACGGGCACGTATCTCTTGCCTACTTCGCAAGCCGGAACAACGTTAGCGCCTAGCTTCACAAATACATTGGCTGCTAACCGAATCAGTATCCAGTACACCGGCAACCGCTTCCTGGTTCAACCGCAGAAGACGAACTTTGCACCGCGCGTCGGATTCGCCTACAAGGTTACGGATCGCCTTGTCCTGCGTTCCGGGTACGGTATCTTCTTCGGTGGCCTCGAGAGCGCGGGCTACTACCCGAATCTTGGTCTCAACTATCCATTCGAATTTGAGTCTGGATATAACTCCACTACCCTGCACGGAGCCTGCACCACGACAAATTGCCAGAACAACGGCATTACGTTGGAGCGAGGCTTCACGGACGCTATCAATGCAGGGCTACAGAACTCCGTATCGAATCCCACCCTTCGTGGTTCGGATGCACAGGTAAAGACACCTTACAGCCAGCAGTTCAACGTATCGTTTGAATATTCGCTGTCGCGTACGCTTGCTGCCAGCGTTTCTTATGTCGGATCGAACTCGCGCCACCTCATCGTGTTCCCCGACAAGAATGGCCCCGTGTCTCTGTTGGCACCCGGCGTGGACGTAACACCGTATCGTCCGTTCCCGACGATCGGCGGCACATCCTATAGCTCGTATGCGGGAGCCTCTAACTACAACTCGATCCAGGCAAAGCTGGATAAACGTATGAACAATGGCCTTAGCTTCCTGGCCAGCTACACCTACGCACATGCACTCGATAACTCTCCCACACCGCTGGGCAGCACTGGCGATGCGGGGTATCGCAACCCGAACCTGATCGGCATCGGTGCTGATTACAGCAACTCTCCGATCGACGTTCGTCAACGCTTCACCATCAATGGTTCGTATGCCATCCCATATGGTGTGGGACGCCAGTTTGGTAACCATCCTGGCTTCATGAATCTGGTGTTTGGCGGCTGGACCAACAGCCTGACGTTCATCGCGCAGACGGGCAATCCGTTCAGCATGAACAGCAGTGTCACCACACAAGCCGGTGCAACCACGCACCCGTACCTCATCGGCAATCCGTTCAAAGGCGGCGGATCACCTGATGCGAGCCGTACCGATCTGGCTGGGTACTCCTGCCCCACACAGACGCGGACACCAAAGCACTGGTATAACCCGTGCGCCTTTGTAAATCCACCAGCCGTCCCTGCGGGTACACAAGTCAGTGGGCTTGCTGCCCTGCGCTACCTCGGATCGCCACGCAACTCGGTGTATGGTCCGGGCTACGAGCGCATCAATGGTTCGCTGTTCAAGAACTTCACCATCTGGCGTGAAACTTCTCTGCAACTGCGTGCCGATTACTTCAACCTGCTCAACACCCCTGCCTACGGCAACCCCGATGCCAACATCGGAACCGGCGGTGGACAAATCACCTCAGCCCGCAGTCTGGGACAGTTCTATCCAGACTCACGATTCTGGCAGTTCGCAGCGAAGATCAACTTCTAA
- a CDS encoding glycoside hydrolase family 35 protein yields the protein MDGKPYQVISGEMHYPRIPREYWRDRLRKAKAMGLNTITTYAFWNLHEPHPGVYDFSGQNDLAAFLRAAQAEGLNVILRPGPYVCAEWELGGYPSWLLKDRSLILRSTNPAYHAAVRRWFKRLATEVKPLLLKNGGPIIAIQVENEYGAFGDDLNYLRQVKDDMVSAGLGDGLMFTSNQASDLAKGSLPDLPAAVNFGSGNAAASTAMLEKYRPNGPRMVGEYWAGWFDKWGEEHHETDGRKEAQEFQWMLEHGYSVSMYMFHGGSSFGWMNGADSHTGKDYHPDTTSYDYDAPLDESGSPRYKYALLQQAIATATHTKPMPVPKGSGRRVFPIAAVKESASLWDNLPQPVHSETPLTFEDLDQNFGYVLYRSTLPAHAKGTLTISGLHDYAVVYVDRKQVGTLDRRLDQSTVTLPSGIRDGAALYILVENTGRVNYSHAILTERTGITGKVLLGDTEVKKWEMFSLPMQDLSHLQFRSSACIGPCFFRTAMTVDRPADTFLDTRGLHKGQLWLGTHNQGRFWSIGPQFTLYTPAPWLHTGANRITWFDLEGDSQHESLTTVQDPVYGSVTHSRESQ from the coding sequence ATGGACGGTAAGCCTTACCAGGTCATTTCAGGCGAGATGCATTATCCGCGTATTCCCCGTGAATACTGGCGCGATCGGCTACGAAAAGCAAAGGCCATGGGGCTGAACACTATCACCACATATGCCTTCTGGAACCTGCATGAACCGCATCCCGGAGTCTACGATTTCAGCGGGCAGAATGACCTCGCAGCGTTTCTCCGTGCAGCGCAGGCCGAAGGCTTGAATGTGATCCTGCGTCCCGGACCATACGTCTGCGCTGAGTGGGAACTTGGCGGCTATCCCTCCTGGCTTCTGAAAGACCGCTCGCTTATTTTGCGATCCACAAATCCCGCATACCATGCGGCCGTGCGGCGTTGGTTTAAGCGATTGGCTACCGAAGTGAAGCCACTCCTGCTGAAGAACGGCGGCCCCATCATCGCCATCCAGGTCGAAAACGAATATGGAGCCTTCGGAGACGACCTGAACTATTTACGGCAAGTGAAGGATGACATGGTGAGTGCAGGGCTTGGCGATGGCCTCATGTTCACATCGAATCAAGCTTCAGACCTTGCAAAAGGGTCGCTTCCAGATCTTCCCGCCGCTGTGAACTTCGGCTCGGGTAACGCAGCCGCCTCCACCGCAATGCTGGAGAAATATCGCCCTAACGGACCGCGCATGGTGGGTGAATACTGGGCCGGATGGTTCGATAAATGGGGCGAAGAACATCACGAAACTGACGGACGCAAGGAGGCGCAGGAGTTTCAGTGGATGCTGGAGCACGGTTACTCCGTCTCCATGTACATGTTCCATGGCGGCAGCAGTTTTGGATGGATGAACGGCGCAGATTCTCACACCGGAAAGGACTACCATCCGGATACAACCAGCTACGACTACGACGCGCCGCTGGATGAATCTGGCTCGCCTCGTTACAAGTACGCGTTGCTGCAACAAGCCATTGCGACTGCAACGCACACGAAGCCAATGCCAGTGCCGAAAGGTTCGGGACGTCGTGTCTTCCCGATCGCTGCAGTAAAGGAATCGGCGTCTCTCTGGGACAATCTGCCTCAGCCCGTACATTCTGAAACGCCACTCACTTTCGAAGATCTGGATCAGAACTTCGGCTACGTGCTTTATCGTTCCACATTGCCTGCACACGCCAAAGGTACGCTCACCATCAGCGGCCTTCATGACTACGCCGTGGTCTATGTCGATCGAAAGCAGGTCGGCACTCTCGACCGCAGACTGGATCAGTCCACCGTGACATTGCCTTCAGGCATTCGTGATGGCGCAGCGCTCTACATTCTTGTCGAGAACACAGGCCGCGTCAACTACTCACACGCCATCCTGACAGAACGCACTGGAATCACGGGAAAGGTGCTGCTAGGCGATACAGAAGTGAAGAAGTGGGAGATGTTCTCGCTTCCCATGCAGGATCTCTCACACCTGCAATTCCGCTCTAGCGCTTGCATTGGTCCCTGCTTCTTTCGAACCGCTATGACGGTTGACCGCCCTGCGGATACATTCCTCGACACGCGTGGACTTCACAAAGGACAACTCTGGCTAGGCACCCACAACCAGGGTCGCTTCTGGTCAATTGGTCCGCAATTCACCCTGTATACGCCGGCCCCATGGCTACACACAGGAGCGAATCGCATCACCTGGTTTGACCTTGAGGGCGATAGCCAACACGAATCGCTGACCACGGTTCAAGACCCTGTGTACGGCTCCGTAACGCATAGCCGTGAGTCGCAATAA
- a CDS encoding sodium:solute symporter family transporter: protein MITGISRFGLGIWFLPVYGLITMLIGWKSRRRFTTAGEYLNASHALPLPIVIIAYLASNCGALEIVGLSAMAAHYGALAFHFYLIGAIPGMIFLSLWMMPVYLHNGITSVPEYQMVRYGPRMRLLNACVTACIMLLLSGISLYAMAQVLTVTVGITFEWGILCCASIVIVYVFLGGIRATIYNELFQFFVIVAGLLPLALRSFHFLHLPGPSDVSQNLHLWHGMQAFAPQARMDGFGVVAGLGFVLGFGYWCTDFVMMQRAFAARTENDARQVPLWAGFGKLFFSLLVVVPGLAALHVLPQTAEHYDRTLPRMMTVLYSPWLQGLGLTALAASLMSSLASNVSAFAALWTEDIYRTTICKNRDDRHYLRMGHFAVLAATLLSLSASYLNFLFRDLMEHIQLIFSVFAAPFWAVFLLGMLTRRTNERGAILGFLLGSSFSFAHSVLVSREWLHYGSTMTANFHSAVYAFTIAAIAAWLMSPREHVAAAGRLQWNTVTVSRTNAYLVLLAALLLIACVWFNVRWF from the coding sequence ATGATCACCGGAATTTCCCGCTTTGGTTTAGGCATCTGGTTTCTGCCCGTATACGGCCTCATCACCATGCTGATCGGCTGGAAGTCGCGCAGGCGATTCACCACGGCCGGCGAATACCTGAATGCCTCGCACGCTCTGCCATTGCCCATTGTCATCATCGCCTATCTCGCTTCCAATTGCGGTGCGCTGGAGATTGTCGGCCTCAGCGCCATGGCTGCGCATTACGGCGCGCTTGCGTTTCACTTCTATCTAATCGGTGCCATCCCCGGCATGATCTTCCTTTCGTTATGGATGATGCCGGTCTATCTGCACAACGGCATCACCAGCGTCCCGGAATATCAGATGGTGCGATACGGGCCACGCATGCGACTGCTGAACGCATGTGTCACCGCATGCATCATGCTTCTGCTGTCTGGTATCAGCCTGTATGCCATGGCACAGGTACTTACCGTCACGGTTGGCATAACGTTTGAATGGGGCATTCTCTGCTGCGCATCCATCGTAATCGTCTATGTCTTCCTCGGCGGCATACGGGCCACCATCTACAACGAGCTCTTCCAGTTCTTTGTGATCGTGGCGGGTCTGCTACCACTCGCCCTGCGCAGCTTTCACTTTCTGCACCTTCCTGGGCCATCCGATGTGTCGCAAAACCTGCACCTGTGGCACGGTATGCAAGCCTTCGCACCGCAAGCACGCATGGACGGTTTCGGCGTGGTGGCAGGTCTGGGTTTCGTACTCGGTTTTGGCTACTGGTGCACGGACTTTGTCATGATGCAGCGTGCCTTCGCCGCTCGGACTGAGAACGACGCCCGACAGGTTCCCCTATGGGCTGGATTCGGCAAGCTGTTCTTCTCGTTGTTGGTCGTTGTTCCGGGTCTCGCAGCCCTGCATGTTCTGCCACAAACCGCGGAACACTATGACCGCACTCTGCCACGGATGATGACGGTTCTCTATTCACCATGGCTGCAAGGGCTGGGGTTAACTGCGCTTGCTGCAAGTCTCATGTCGAGTCTCGCATCCAACGTCTCGGCTTTCGCTGCACTTTGGACGGAAGACATCTATCGCACCACGATCTGCAAGAACCGTGACGATCGCCACTATCTCCGTATGGGACACTTCGCAGTTCTGGCTGCGACGCTGCTGAGCTTGTCGGCTTCGTATCTGAATTTTCTCTTCCGTGACCTCATGGAACACATCCAGTTGATCTTCTCCGTGTTCGCCGCACCCTTCTGGGCAGTATTTCTGCTGGGAATGTTGACGCGTAGAACAAACGAACGTGGAGCCATCCTTGGTTTTCTCCTGGGTTCCAGCTTTTCGTTCGCACATTCTGTGCTCGTCTCGCGCGAATGGCTGCACTACGGCAGCACAATGACGGCCAATTTCCATTCCGCAGTCTATGCCTTCACGATCGCAGCAATTGCCGCATGGCTTATGAGCCCACGAGAACATGTTGCTGCGGCTGGCCGTCTTCAATGGAACACCGTGACTGTTTCCCGCACGAATGCATATCTTGTGCTGCTGGCCGCGCTGTTACTTATCGCATGCGTTTGGTTCAACGTGCGGTGGTTCTAG
- a CDS encoding LacI family DNA-binding transcriptional regulator, with translation MREIARRAGVSSATVSRVINGSTIVREDTAQRVRKVLEEVQFIPNPSATTLKYGRSKTYGLIVPDMLNPFFAEFFGAFEDLLVEIDHEVLLTSAQTAEKLLKSIRRMLMRQVDGAVLMASEFDTQSVEPLLRRRVPLTTVDRRTVHVGCSDVSIDYELGFAEAVRHLVSLGHTRVGYIGGMKGPHTSEVRANAFKLAIRGAGLTLHPELMRLGNYRVSGGEREVTALMKEAEPPTAILTANDLTALGATHGLHRLGLSAPRDLSIIGLDDILLTEVCQPPLSTIRTPRKRLARVCLEALDFSKANIESKGVQLSVPTELIVRETTGAPRRRERTSKTSRRKS, from the coding sequence ATGCGCGAGATCGCACGGCGGGCGGGAGTTTCAAGTGCCACGGTTTCGCGCGTTATCAACGGCTCCACGATCGTCCGCGAAGACACCGCGCAACGTGTCCGCAAGGTGCTGGAAGAAGTCCAGTTCATCCCCAATCCAAGTGCCACCACGCTGAAGTATGGGCGCAGCAAAACCTACGGACTCATCGTCCCGGATATGCTGAATCCCTTCTTCGCGGAGTTCTTCGGAGCATTTGAAGATTTGCTGGTTGAGATTGATCACGAAGTTCTTCTTACCAGCGCGCAGACAGCGGAGAAGCTGCTGAAGTCCATCCGCCGGATGCTCATGCGGCAAGTTGACGGCGCCGTACTGATGGCTTCCGAGTTCGATACACAGTCTGTCGAGCCGCTGCTGCGGCGACGTGTTCCGCTAACCACGGTGGATCGCAGAACCGTTCATGTGGGCTGCAGCGATGTCTCAATCGACTATGAACTCGGGTTCGCGGAAGCTGTCCGCCACCTGGTATCACTGGGTCACACTCGCGTCGGCTACATCGGTGGCATGAAGGGTCCTCACACCTCAGAGGTCCGTGCAAATGCCTTCAAACTAGCCATTCGCGGTGCAGGACTAACCTTGCATCCTGAGCTGATGCGCCTTGGAAACTACCGCGTTTCCGGTGGAGAACGTGAGGTAACCGCTTTGATGAAGGAAGCTGAGCCTCCCACAGCAATCCTTACAGCAAACGATTTGACAGCTCTGGGAGCCACGCATGGATTACACAGACTGGGCCTGTCTGCTCCACGCGATCTTTCCATCATCGGCCTCGATGACATTCTTCTCACTGAGGTCTGTCAGCCTCCGTTATCGACGATTCGTACACCGCGCAAACGACTTGCGAGAGTCTGCCTTGAGGCGCTCGATTTCTCAAAAGCCAATATTGAAAGCAAAGGCGTCCAGCTTTCCGTTCCAACAGAACTGATCGTGCGTGAGACAACGGGCGCACCGCGGCGCAGAGAGCGGACCAGCAAAACATCGCGCCGGAAATCATGA